The following proteins come from a genomic window of Populus alba chromosome 12, ASM523922v2, whole genome shotgun sequence:
- the LOC118044651 gene encoding ACT domain-containing protein ACR4 isoform X2 — MDDRDGDGDGDDAYAKLVRRMNSPRVVIENDVCEHATVIQVDTVYRQGTLLEVVQALADLNLVITKAYMSSDGGWFMNVFHVTDDGGNKIRDEGILNCIEKALETDAYMVKSMGKMLLSKEHTLVELTGTDRPGLLSEVCAVLTDLSCNVVNAEIWAHNARAAAVIHVTDQSTGTAIEDPGQLSLIKELLYNVLKGLGDYRTPTVSISSPGEIHIGRRLHQMMFAARDFERPPSEDDNSVRPSVTVSDCPDRDYTVVTARSIDRPKLLFDTVCTLTDMQYLVFHGTVNTSGDEAYQEYYIRHVDGLPVSSEAERQRVMECIQAAIERRASEILQGYFVRTVYAPKGQKFRQRMGRQNIILLSRMCLATLLNLKLSI, encoded by the exons ATGGATGAccgtgatggtgatggtgatggtgatgatgcATATGCAAAGCTTGTAAGGAGAATGAACTCTCCAAG AGTTGTGATTGAAAATGATGTTTGTGAGCATGCCACAGTCATTCAG gtGGATACTGTCTACAGGCAAGGTACTCTGCTTGAAGTTGTTCAAGCTCTCGCAGACCTAAACCTTGTAATAACAAAAGCGTACATGTCGTCTGATGGAGGGTGGTTCATGAATG TGTTTCATGTGACCGATGATGGTGGAAACAAAATTAGAGATGAAGGCATCCTCAATTGCATAGAGAAG GCTCTTGAGACTGATGCATATATGGTCAAATCAATGGGGAAGATGCTTCTTTCTAAAGAGCATACTTTAGTTGAACTGACCGGCACTGACCGGCCTGGTTTGCTGTCAGAAGTATGTGCAGTGCTGACTGACCTGAGTTGCAATGTCGTCAATGCGGAGATTTGGGCACACAATGCTAGAGCAGCAGCAGTCATACACGTTACAGACCAGTCAACTGGAACTGCAATTGAAGACCCGGGGCAGCTTTCCCTGATAAAGGAACTTCTTTATAATGTCCTGAAAGGTCTGGGCGATTATAGGACGCCAACAGTGTCCATTTCTTCTCCTGGGGAAATACATATAGGAAGAAGGTTGCACCAGATGATGTTTGCTGCCAGGGATTTTGAAAGGCCTCCCAGTGAGGATGACAATAGCGTGAGGCCATCCGTAACAGTATCTGACTGTCCCGATAGAGACTACACTGTTGTTACAGCGAGGTCCATCGACCGGCCAAAGCTATTGTTTGACACCGTGTGCACTCTAACAGACATGCAATATCTGGTGTTCCATGGAACAGTCAATACTAGCGGCGATGAAGCTTATCAG GAATACTATATCAGACATGTCGATGGACTCCCTGTGAGCTCAGAAGCAGAGCGACAACGTGTCATGGAGTGTATTCAGGCAGCCATTGAAAGGCGAGCATCAGAG ATACTACAAGGATACTTCGTGAGAACGGTTTATGCCCCAAAAGGGCAGAAATTTCGACAAAGAATGGGAAggcaaaacataattttattgtcaCGGATGTGTCTGGCAACCCTGTTGAACCTAAAACTATCTATTTGA
- the LOC118044651 gene encoding ACT domain-containing protein ACR4 isoform X1 has protein sequence MDDRDGDGDGDDAYAKLVRRMNSPRVVIENDVCEHATVIQVDTVYRQGTLLEVVQALADLNLVITKAYMSSDGGWFMNVFHVTDDGGNKIRDEGILNCIEKALETDAYMVKSMGKMLLSKEHTLVELTGTDRPGLLSEVCAVLTDLSCNVVNAEIWAHNARAAAVIHVTDQSTGTAIEDPGQLSLIKELLYNVLKGLGDYRTPTVSISSPGEIHIGRRLHQMMFAARDFERPPSEDDNSVRPSVTVSDCPDRDYTVVTARSIDRPKLLFDTVCTLTDMQYLVFHGTVNTSGDEAYQEYYIRHVDGLPVSSEAERQRVMECIQAAIERRASEGLHLELFTDDHFGLLSDTTRILRENGLCPKRAEISTKNGKAKHNFIVTDVSGNPVEPKTIYLIRQQMGQTVIQVKGDLCLSQKFPQQTPRSFLFGSFFKCPSFQNFGLDKSHS, from the exons ATGGATGAccgtgatggtgatggtgatggtgatgatgcATATGCAAAGCTTGTAAGGAGAATGAACTCTCCAAG AGTTGTGATTGAAAATGATGTTTGTGAGCATGCCACAGTCATTCAG gtGGATACTGTCTACAGGCAAGGTACTCTGCTTGAAGTTGTTCAAGCTCTCGCAGACCTAAACCTTGTAATAACAAAAGCGTACATGTCGTCTGATGGAGGGTGGTTCATGAATG TGTTTCATGTGACCGATGATGGTGGAAACAAAATTAGAGATGAAGGCATCCTCAATTGCATAGAGAAG GCTCTTGAGACTGATGCATATATGGTCAAATCAATGGGGAAGATGCTTCTTTCTAAAGAGCATACTTTAGTTGAACTGACCGGCACTGACCGGCCTGGTTTGCTGTCAGAAGTATGTGCAGTGCTGACTGACCTGAGTTGCAATGTCGTCAATGCGGAGATTTGGGCACACAATGCTAGAGCAGCAGCAGTCATACACGTTACAGACCAGTCAACTGGAACTGCAATTGAAGACCCGGGGCAGCTTTCCCTGATAAAGGAACTTCTTTATAATGTCCTGAAAGGTCTGGGCGATTATAGGACGCCAACAGTGTCCATTTCTTCTCCTGGGGAAATACATATAGGAAGAAGGTTGCACCAGATGATGTTTGCTGCCAGGGATTTTGAAAGGCCTCCCAGTGAGGATGACAATAGCGTGAGGCCATCCGTAACAGTATCTGACTGTCCCGATAGAGACTACACTGTTGTTACAGCGAGGTCCATCGACCGGCCAAAGCTATTGTTTGACACCGTGTGCACTCTAACAGACATGCAATATCTGGTGTTCCATGGAACAGTCAATACTAGCGGCGATGAAGCTTATCAG GAATACTATATCAGACATGTCGATGGACTCCCTGTGAGCTCAGAAGCAGAGCGACAACGTGTCATGGAGTGTATTCAGGCAGCCATTGAAAGGCGAGCATCAGAG GGACTACATCTTGAGTTGTTCACAGATGATCATTTTGGTCTTCTCTCAGATACTACAAGGATACTTCGTGAGAACGGTTTATGCCCCAAAAGGGCAGAAATTTCGACAAAGAATGGGAAggcaaaacataattttattgtcaCGGATGTGTCTGGCAACCCTGTTGAACCTAAAACTATCTATTTGATCCGGCAGCAAATGGGACAAACCGTGATACAGGTGAAAGGGGATTTATGTTTGTCTCAGAAATTTCCCCAGCAGACACCAAGAAGTTTCCTCTTTGGGAGCTTTTTCAAATGCCCAAGTTTCCAAAATTTTGGGCTCGACAAATCCCATTCATAG
- the LOC118044650 gene encoding uncharacterized protein, protein MKEYQTPLKELSRSSSSSARKFKESQLKKPQRIAKKSLNGVFSSAAEVVSPEINYELSDFAPVPDIFDANHCGQTAQNSESPLNPAPWASTDTLSVSDLTPTSEISTITDGPGSVEKYGLGKLCGSKIGPVEGLEADVAVKLLKEARVGVSNSDVRSKKVLDALTKAVMDEYYTLPEEKDWMTDLVSMKGRIVCLFFLIWSFVVSTMFLFGSGLGGSAGGPLPT, encoded by the exons ATGAAAGAGTACCAAACGCCATTAAAAGAACTCTCGcgatcatcatcttcttccgcTCGCAAATTCAAAGAGTCTCAATTGAAGAAGCCACAAAGG ATCGCAAAGAAAAGCTTGAACGGTGTGTTTTCTTCGGCCGCCGAAGTTGTTTCGCCGGAAATCAACTACGAATTGAGTGATTTCGCTCCAGTTCCAGACATCTTTGATGCTAATCACTGTGGCCAAACAGCACAA AACTCCGAGTCGCCTTTAAATCCGGCTCCATGGGCTTCGACAGACACATTATCTGTCTCTGATCTTACCCCAACTTCAGAAATCAGCACCATCACAGACGGGCCAGGTTCCGTCGAGAAATATGGACTCGGCAAACTATGCGGTTCAAAGATCGGTCCAGTGGAGGGGTTGGAGGCAGATGTTGCGGTGAAGCTTCTAAAAGAAGCGAGAGTTGGGGTTTCGAATTCTGATGTTCGGTCAAAGAAGGTTCTAGATGCATTGACGAAGGCTGTTATGGATGAGTATTATACACTGCCTGAAGAGAAAGACTGGATGACTGACCTTGTTTCCATGAAAGGGCGCATTGTGTGCTTGTTTTTCTTGATCTGGAGCTTTGTGGTGTCCACGATGTTCTTGTTTGGTTCGGGATTGGGTGGCTCTGCTGGTGGACCATTGCCCACTTGA
- the LOC118044649 gene encoding chitinase 2 — MEFSRLFITLLILQAIFLSQASIQASPAKPHLFREYIGAEFNNVRFTDVPVNPNVDFHFILSFAIDYDTSSSPSPTNGKFNIFWDTDNLSPSQVSSIKKQHSNVKVALSLGGDSVANDHAYFNPSSVDSWVSNAVSSLTRIIQQYNLDGIDIDYEHFQADPDTFTECIGQLITALKRNGVISFASIAPFDDDQVQSHYLALWRKYGHQIDYVNFQFYAYDQGTSVAQFLNYFNTQSSNYNGGKVLVSFISDGSGGLSPANGFFTACSKLKSQNQLHGIFVWSADDSKAGGFRYEKRSQALLAIPPQYC; from the coding sequence atggagtTTTCAAGGTTGTTCATCACCCTTCTTATTCTTCAAGCTATCTTCCTCTCTCAAGCATCGATCCAAGCATCCCCTGCAAAACCACACCTCTTCCGTGAATACATAGGGGCCGAGTTCAATAATGTCAGATTCACCGACGTCCCTGTAAACCCTAATGTTGATTTCCATTTCATCCTCTCTTTTGCCATCGACTATGACACCTCAAGTTCTCCCTCCCCCACCAATGGAAAATTCAACATCTTTTGGGACACTGATAATCTAAGCCCTTCCCAGGTTTCTTCTATCAAGAAGCAACATTCCAATGTCAAAGTTGCCTTGAGCCTTGGAGGGGATAGTGTAGCGAATGACCATGCTTACTTTAATCCTTCCTCTGTTGATTCTTGGGTTTCAAATGCTGTTTCTTCACTCACACGGATCATTCAGCAGTATAATTTGGATGGGATTGATATTGATTACGAGCACTTCCAAGCTGATCCTGATACATTTACAGAGTGTATAGGGCAACTCATTACAGCCCTTAAGAGAAATGGAGTCATCTCGTTTGCCTCTATAGCTCCTTTTGATGATGATCAAGTTCAGAGCCACTACTTGGCCTTGTGGAGGAAATATGGGCATCAGATAGACTATGTCAACTTCCAATTTTATGCATATGATCAGGGGACCTCGGTGGCCCAGTTTCTGAATTACTTCAACACGCAGAGTTCTAATTATAATGGTGGTAAAGTATTGGTGAGCTTTATCAGTGATGGAAGCGGAGGGTTATCTCCAGCAAATGGCTTCTTTACAGCCTGCAGTAAGCTTAAGAGTCAGAACCAACTCCATGGGATTTTCGTTTGGTCCGCAGATGACTCTAAGGCTGGTGGTTTCCGCTACGAAAAACGGTCACAAGCTCTGCTAGCAATTCCTCCCCAATATTGTTAA
- the LOC118044648 gene encoding DEK domain-containing chromatin-associated protein 1 isoform X1 codes for MASEALEEKKSEEEAPAAEESKPGAEREQTENEGPMESAENEAKEEADNEEVKGEEETAKEGAEKEESLGNEEKEEEAKDKGEEEVENKKSRRRSKKSSRNSTGKKVKELVTPSSDRPTRERKVVERYSVPEPGRSATKPFSIEKGRGTPLKDIPNVAFKLSKRKPDDNLQILHLILFGKKGKAHNLKKNISQFSGYVWVGNEEKQKAKVREKLDKCVKEKLMDFCDVLNIPINRSVVKKEELTVKILEFLESPHSTTDVLLADKEQKGKKRKVSTSKNLSPGEASTTPAKKRKRTPQSGQKRKHSFKDEDDDDEDKVESPDAKDDSEDDGENEAGTKDMSDHEETKSEEEEDEPKEQTPSNKSKKSSKQSLVAKSAEKATPGKRSTPAKPVKGLEKSTKKSSDSSSKKGAKDTDGTSGSISKSKGSASKKQKVEKENPKDRSASSKDKVTAKKQSTRSPSKASAKDQGKAKSNKKAKAEPTRQEMHAVVVNILKEVDFNTATLSDILRQLGAHFGIDLMHRKAEVKDIITDVINSMSDDEEEGEGEEAEDDAEAGDDADKDGDEEDD; via the exons ATGGCGAGTGAAGCCCTAGAAGAGAAGAAATCAGAGGAGGAAGCTCCTGCTGCTGAGGAGTCAAAACCAGGAGCAGAAAGGGAGCAGACCGAAAACGAAGGACCGATGGAAAGTGCTGAGAATGAAGCGAAGGAGGAGGCCGACAACGAAGAAGTGAAAGGAGAAGAGGAGACTGCGAAAGAGGGTGCAGAAAAGGAGGAGTCCTTGGGAAatgaggagaaagaagaagaagcgaaAGATAAAGGAGAGGAAGAGGTAGAGAACAAGAAATCCAGGCGAAGAAGCAAGAAATCGAGTAGGAATTCGACTGGGAAGAAAGTGAAGGAGCTGGTGACTCCGAGTAGTGACAGGCCTACCAGAGAGAGGAAGGTGGTGGAAAGGTACTCTGTTCCTGAGCCTGGACGGTCGGCGACCAAGCCTTTTTCTATTGAAAAG GGACGAGGAACACCTCTTAAGGACATTCCCAATG tggCTTTCAAGTTGTCCAAGAGAAAACCTGATGACAATCTGCAGATTCTTCACTTGATTCTGTTCGGAAAGAAAGGAAAG GCACACAATTTAAAGAAGAACATAAGCCAGTTTTCAGGCTATGTGTGGGTTGGAAATGAG GAAAAACAGAAAGCAAAAGTAAGGGAAAAGCTTGACAAGTGCGTCAAAGAGAAGTTGATGGATTTTTGTGATGTGCTCAATATCCCCATAAATAGGTCTGTTGTGAAAAAG GAGGAACTCACTGTAAAAATATTGGAATTCTTGGAATCCCCACATTCCACCACTGATGTTCTGCTTGCTGACAAGGAACAG AAAGGTAAGAAGCGTAAGGTCTCAACCAGCAAAAATCTGAGTCCTGGTGAAGCATCAACGACACCAGCAAAG AAACGAAAACGAACACCTCAAAGTGGACAGAAACGAAAGCATTCGTTCAAAGATGAGGACGACGACGATGAAGATAAAGTTGAATCACCAGATGCTAAAGATGATTCGGAAGATGATGGTGAAAATGAGGCAGGAACGAAAGACATGAGTGATCACGAGGAGACTAAAtcagaagaagaggaggatgaGCCAAAGGAGCAGACACCatctaataaatcaaaaaaatcttcaaagcaGAGTTTGGTGGCTAAAAGTGCAGAAAAAGCTACCCCCGGCAAGAGGAGCACCCCTGCAAAACCTGTTAAAGGTCTagaaaaatcaaccaaaaaatcTTCTGACTCATCATCAAAAAAAGGTGCTAAAGATACTGATGGAACTTCTGGTTCAATTTCTAAATCAAAGGGATCTGCATCTAAGAAACAGAAAGTTGAAAAGGAAAACCCGAAGGACCGAAGTGCTTCCTCTAAAGACAAGGTCACTGCCAAGAAACAGTCAACCAGGTCCCCATCAAAGGCTTCTGCAAAAGATCAAG GTAAAGCCAAGTCTAACAAAAAGGCCAAGGCAGAACCCACCAGACAAGAGATGCATGCTGTTGTAGTAAATATTCTGAAGGAAGTTGATTTCAATACT GCAACTCTATCTGATATTCTCAGACAACTTG GTGCCCACTTCGGCATAGATCTAATGCATAGAAAAGCAGAAGTGAAGGATATCATTACAGATGTGATAAATAGCATGTCTGATGATGAAGAGGAAGGTGAAGGGGAGGAAGCTGAGGATGATGCTGAAGCTGGTGATGATGCAGATAAAGATGGAGACGAGGAGGATGACTAG
- the LOC118044648 gene encoding uncharacterized protein isoform X2 — MASEALEEKKSEEEAPAAEESKPGAEREQTENEGPMESAENEAKEEADNEEVKGEEETAKEGAEKEESLGNEEKEEEAKDKGEEEVENKKSRRRSKKSSRNSTGKKVKELVTPSSDRPTRERKVVERYSVPEPGRSATKPFSIEKGRGTPLKDIPNVAFKLSKRKPDDNLQILHLILFGKKGKAHNLKKNISQFSGYVWVGNEEKQKAKVREKLDKCVKEKLMDFCDVLNIPINRSVVKKEELTVKILEFLESPHSTTDVLLADKEQKGKKRKVSTSKNLSPGEASTTPAKKRKRTPQSGQKRKHSFKDEDDDDEDKVESPDAKDDSEDDGENEAGTKDMSDHEETKSEEEEDEPKEQTPSNKSKKSSKQSLVAKSAEKATPGKRSTPAKPVKGLEKSTKKSSDSSSKKGAKDTDGTSGSISKSKGSASKKQKVEKENPKDRSASSKDKVTAKKQSTRSPSKASAKDQEFVKKEV, encoded by the exons ATGGCGAGTGAAGCCCTAGAAGAGAAGAAATCAGAGGAGGAAGCTCCTGCTGCTGAGGAGTCAAAACCAGGAGCAGAAAGGGAGCAGACCGAAAACGAAGGACCGATGGAAAGTGCTGAGAATGAAGCGAAGGAGGAGGCCGACAACGAAGAAGTGAAAGGAGAAGAGGAGACTGCGAAAGAGGGTGCAGAAAAGGAGGAGTCCTTGGGAAatgaggagaaagaagaagaagcgaaAGATAAAGGAGAGGAAGAGGTAGAGAACAAGAAATCCAGGCGAAGAAGCAAGAAATCGAGTAGGAATTCGACTGGGAAGAAAGTGAAGGAGCTGGTGACTCCGAGTAGTGACAGGCCTACCAGAGAGAGGAAGGTGGTGGAAAGGTACTCTGTTCCTGAGCCTGGACGGTCGGCGACCAAGCCTTTTTCTATTGAAAAG GGACGAGGAACACCTCTTAAGGACATTCCCAATG tggCTTTCAAGTTGTCCAAGAGAAAACCTGATGACAATCTGCAGATTCTTCACTTGATTCTGTTCGGAAAGAAAGGAAAG GCACACAATTTAAAGAAGAACATAAGCCAGTTTTCAGGCTATGTGTGGGTTGGAAATGAG GAAAAACAGAAAGCAAAAGTAAGGGAAAAGCTTGACAAGTGCGTCAAAGAGAAGTTGATGGATTTTTGTGATGTGCTCAATATCCCCATAAATAGGTCTGTTGTGAAAAAG GAGGAACTCACTGTAAAAATATTGGAATTCTTGGAATCCCCACATTCCACCACTGATGTTCTGCTTGCTGACAAGGAACAG AAAGGTAAGAAGCGTAAGGTCTCAACCAGCAAAAATCTGAGTCCTGGTGAAGCATCAACGACACCAGCAAAG AAACGAAAACGAACACCTCAAAGTGGACAGAAACGAAAGCATTCGTTCAAAGATGAGGACGACGACGATGAAGATAAAGTTGAATCACCAGATGCTAAAGATGATTCGGAAGATGATGGTGAAAATGAGGCAGGAACGAAAGACATGAGTGATCACGAGGAGACTAAAtcagaagaagaggaggatgaGCCAAAGGAGCAGACACCatctaataaatcaaaaaaatcttcaaagcaGAGTTTGGTGGCTAAAAGTGCAGAAAAAGCTACCCCCGGCAAGAGGAGCACCCCTGCAAAACCTGTTAAAGGTCTagaaaaatcaaccaaaaaatcTTCTGACTCATCATCAAAAAAAGGTGCTAAAGATACTGATGGAACTTCTGGTTCAATTTCTAAATCAAAGGGATCTGCATCTAAGAAACAGAAAGTTGAAAAGGAAAACCCGAAGGACCGAAGTGCTTCCTCTAAAGACAAGGTCACTGCCAAGAAACAGTCAACCAGGTCCCCATCAAAGGCTTCTGCAAAAGATCAAG AATTTGTCAAAAAGGAAGTTTGA